A stretch of DNA from Pan troglodytes isolate AG18354 chromosome 21, NHGRI_mPanTro3-v2.0_pri, whole genome shotgun sequence:
gttgccataagatccagcaatttggccgggcgcagtggctcacacctgtaatcctagcactttgggaggccaaggtgggcggatcacctgaggtcaggagttcaagatcagcctgaccaacatggagaaaccccgtctctactaaaaatgctaaattagccaggcatggtggtgcatgactgtaatcccagctactcaggaggctgaggcaggagaattgcttgaacctgggaggcggaggttgcagtgagccaagatcatgccattgtactccagcctgggcaacaagagctaaactgtgtctcaaaaaaaaaaaaaaccaaaaccaaaacaaaacaaaaaaacaaaacaccagcaatttaattcctaagtatatacacagtataaataaaaacatgtccaccccaaaatatgtacacaaatgttcacagcagcattattcaaataatggccaaaaggtggaaacaacccaaacgtcTATCAGCTGGTGAATGGGTAAGTAAAATATGATATATCCATATGATGAattcttcagccataaaaaggaatgaagttctgatgcatgctgcaacatggatgatcctgatgctaagtgaaagaagtcagacacaaatgtcacatactgtatgattcccatttatatgaaatatccagaaaaggcaaatccatagaggcaGATAGTAGATTAGTGGTTGGCAGGGACTGAGAGTAGGGGAGAAGGGGGAGTGGCTGCTAATGAGTCAGCAGGCAATAAAAattgttctgaaattagatagtggggatggctgcacaactctgaatatgaTAAAAACCTCAGGAAGGACATCGAAACCAAGAAAGGTAGAGGACAGTAAATTATAGCACTCAGTTCTATAGAAGAGGGTCAGCATTTACATTTCTAAGGTTTCAATATAGGTGACACAGTTCTGTGCTACTTCCTGACTCACCTTGGTAATATTTACTGTGGCCCTAGAGAAGCTGAATGGCAGTGCCTGTGAACATCAGGTTTgccagaggagagggaagagagatgCAGACCTACTACCTGGAAGTAGCAAcaacacaaaggaaaaagagCACGAGCACACCAGAAGGCCAGGCAGCAGAACTCAGGAGAAGCTAACTGCAGAGCCCTAGCAACACAACACAAGCACTCCAGGCACAGGGCCAGAACTGCTATTTGTAATGGGGACTGGGTTTCACTGAGGAAAAGGTATATAGTGTTCCTGGTATTTTACTTACTAAGGCTGAGAAGTGGACAACATGAAGATGGATTTGATTTTTGGCAATAGTCCCAATGTCATTCAAAATtaagtcttggccaggcacagcagctcacatctgtaatcccagcactttgggaagccaaggtaggaagatcatttgaggccaggagttcgggattagcctgggcaacatagagagagaccccatctctacaaaaaaaattgtaaaaaatcaGTCAGGAAcaatggtgtgtgcctgtagtctcagctactcaggaggctgaggtgggaggatcacctgagcccaagagttcagagTTACAGTAAGcaaggatcatgccactgcactccagcctggatgacagagcatgaccttgtctcttaaaaaaagaaaaattaagtctcAAATTAGCCCTAAATTATCATTCGAATAAATGACTAAGAAGGGTACCACTGCTAACCATGTTCTGGGTAGATGGACCATTGACTACAAGCAATTACAAAAAAGCAGTAGTGGCAGCAGTGGCAGCCACAGCCAGTGTTTACTGAGTGTTTCATATTGTTGGAAGTGCTTTTATACACATCCCCTCATTTCACTCATAATAAACCCAAGAAAAGGCACtataattattctcattttacagacaagaaggACAAGGCTCAGAAAAGTGCAGTGACTGCCTGGAGCGCACACAACTAGGAGACGACAGAAGCTGAATAAGAGGACTATACGATTCctattctagaaataaaattgaagatCCTTCCAGTTCTTGGATTTCTAGGTGGAGTAATATTTTCCTGttcaaattatttccatgttatccTCCATGGTGGTGTTGGCAAGAATGGATCCACTATAGCAGGCACCAGTGTCTTGTCACCTGGACTCCACATAGGACTAATTATTATACTGGCAATAATGATCTATAAAAAGTCAGCAACTGATGTGTTTGAAAAGCATCCTTGTCTTTATACCCTAATGTTTGGATGTGTCTTTGCTAAAGTCTCACAAAAATTAGTGATAGCTCACATGACCAAAAGTGAACTATATCTTCAAGACACTGTCTTTTTGGGGCCCGGTCTTTTGTTTTTAGACCAgtactttaataattttatagaCGAATATGTTGTTCTATGGATGGCAATGGTGATTTCTTCATTTGATATGGTGATATACTTTAGTGCTTTGTGCCTGCAAATTTCAAGACACCTTCATCTAAATATATTCAAGACTGCATGTCATCAAGCACCTGAACAGGTTCAAGTTCTTTCTTCAAAGAGTCATCAGAATAACATGGATTGAAGAGACTTCCGAACACTTGCTATCTCTTGCTGCTGCTGTTTCATGGAAGGAGATAttaaacatttgtttaatttttatttaagtgtTATACCtattttagcaaataaaatatttcattgcttataaaaaaaaaaaaaaaaaaagaacccaagcAGTCTCGCTCCAGAGCCTGCAACTTCAACCACTCCACACAGTGAGCTCTCTGAGAAACCTCCAGATTGTTGCAATAAGGGCTACAGACCTCTTGAAGTAATATTTTCCTCCAGcatttattaagaaaaagttCAAACAAATGGCAAAGTTGAAAGAGATTGACAGTGAACACCCATATCCCCACCACCTGGATGCTTACTAAGGTGGCTGTTTTTAGCAACATTACCCATTTAGGTAAGCTTGGGTTtatttgttatgtatttttaaaggggTTAAAAATGGTGCTTAAACAGCAAAGTTCTAATTATCTAGAAAATCATTCATCCAAAAGACACTCATGGAGCATGTCTGATAAATGAGGCACTACCATGTGGAAACATGCTATTGTCTAAGTCAAGCCCTAGTGAAGTGAGCTGATAGAAATGTAAGGTGCGGCCAAAAGAGATTCAGAAGGAAAGGCCAGGTGATGTTtgcattttgtcatttttgtacAATCCTTTACATGCCCCATCTTGAAACCTTGTAAATGGATCCTTGTAAATGGATCTTTTAAATGGGgccagagcagtggctcacacctataatcccagcacttggaaggccgaaacgagtggatcacttgaggtcaggagttcgagaccagcctggccaacaacatggtgaaaccccgtctctactaaaaacacaataaattagccgggtgtggtgatgtgtggctataatctcagctatcgggaagctgaggcaagagaatcacttgaacccaggaggcagagattgcagtgagccaagatcgcgccactgcactccagcctgggacacagagtaaggctccgtctcaaaaaataaataaataaataaataaataaaaataaataaatgggaaaataaaaacaaaagtgcataactttttaaaaaaatctgtctttgGGAATTGGTAATTGCTCAATTCACTAAATTAGCAAAGCTATAGTTAATAGCCACTATATTTCAGCACTGCAGTATACATATGTGAGTTTTTTAGATAAAAATCTTAAAGTGTTTATCTTTAAATTATAGACTGAAttaggaactttaaaaaattctgaggAACGAATTGGAAGAACAGTAAGAATTCAATGAAGGAATTCAAATACTTAGAAAGCAACTCTTGACAGACTCTTCCAAGCGTTATGATAGTCAGCCTGCAGCCCTCTTGAACATATCACCCAGTATTTATCATTAAAAAcggaaataggccaggcgcggtggctcatgcctgtaatcccagcactttgggaggccaaggagggtggatcacaaggtcaggagatcgagacaatcctggctaacacggtgaaaccccgtctctactaaaaatacaaaaaatcagctgggcgtggtggcgggcacctatagtcccagctactcaggaggctgaggcaggagaatggcgtgaacccaggaggcggagcttgcagtgagcagagatcgcgccactgcactccagcctgggcgacagagcgagactgtccaaaaaaaaaaaaaaaaaggaaataatggtAGAAGTTGACAGAATTACAGAAACATAActatagtgggagattttaagaTAATATTCTAAAGATCAAgtggacaaagaaaaaagatgtaaagAATGTGACTACTATGAGGTTGATCTGACAGACATGAATATAGTCTTGAGTATTCTATAGTAATTGACTTCACATTCTACACCATGAAACACATTTAAAAGTTACTCGTGGTGTATAACAGACCATAAATAAACCTCAAcccattccaaaataaaaattcataggTAGCATTCCACTATTTAGCGCTAGCAACAAAGACTTACTTTGAAATTTATCCTTTTTACTTTGTTTCAAATTATGCTCTAAGTGGAAATTTCTCTCtcggaaagaaagaaaagtgaaaatccTTCCTATTCACCCCCAGAGATAAACCATTGTTAACAGTGCAGTATATATGATTTCAGGCATGTTTCCTAGGCATAGCTTACTataattaattcttttaaaaaaccaaaaatggaATTGTATTTTTACATCCTATTTTGACCCTGAGTTTTCATCTCacaattatttaatttcaatatCTTTCCATGTCACCATCTCTAGTTTACCTCAGTCTTTTAAACAACTTCAGCATTCTAGGTTATGGAtgcatcataatttatttaaccattctgcTGTTAAGAGACATTTGCATTTCTCCAGGTTTTTAACTATTACAATGACTCGGTGACCATCCCTgcacatatttttatacatttgagAATTTCTGAAATACTGAATTTCTTACAAGTCAAATTGCAGtagcatttaaaatattgttagcAAAATACAAAATTGTCTTTCAAGTAAACTGTACTGATTTTCGCTGTTACCACCAAAGAACTGAGGATGCACTCACTATCACTGCATATTCTTGCTATTTTCAGTCTTTGTTAATTTGATATATAAAACACTAATTACTAGTATTTGGAATCTACATTTATGAGCAAGGCTGAATATCTTTTCACATGTCATTGACGATtttgtataaaattatcttttgtccattttcctaTGGGATGTTAAGTGTTCTCCATATATTAAGAAAATGGGCTATTCTTTACCTGTCATAGATGAAACTGGGGTTTCATCTCCATTTTTTGGAGCCCATCTACCACAGGAGGCAGTAAATGACATTAAAGAATTACTGTTAATGTTGCTATGTATGATAATGGTATTTCAGTTATGTTACAAACAAAAGTCTTAATCAGTTGGTGATGCACACTCGAATATTTATgggtaaaataatttgttatatagGATTTACTGGGAGGAAAAACCCAACCccctagaaaaaaatgagagatgggtagaaataaatgaaataaatttgacCATGAACTTATAATTGTTCAAGTTGGGTTGGGATATATATGGCTCATATATATGCTCTTATGTACATTTgacattttcataattaaaaaaattaaaagctcgagacatattttaaaaagaaatcttgtaTCATAAATGAAGcttcaatttatatttaaaaaatatttaaaaaatattttaaaaatattctgttttaaatgtttctctcttcccttcctttggaAAATGCTGACCTTGGAAACAAAAATCAGATGCAGCCACCCACCCTACTGCTGCCCAAGCCAATCCTAAGTAAATCAGTTGGCTTTCTGGGAAGTTTCCATGACCGAAAAGAATACAGAATTCACTTCAATTTCATCATCAAAGTCCACGAAAGCTTGCAAAGCACTTCCATATCCTTCTCAATCCATCCCCATAGTCTCCTGAATTGGTTATTATTGGCCTTCCCTCATTGTAGTATTGAGGAGCTATCGAGCAAGAAAGGGGAGGTGATATGACCAGTCACACACGACATATTTTTGGCAGAGCCAGATATTCTGATTCTAAATTCAGTGTTCTCTTTTAGACTATATTCATTCTGAATACCAACTAAACAATACATCCACTACCTGTAactattttgacatttttttcttacagaggGTTCGAAGATTTTACAACCTGAACTAttctagtgttttgttttgttctttaaaaaggcTTGAcaatgtagtcctagctacttgggaggctgagatgggaggatctcatgagcccaggagtttgaggctgaagtgagagctATGGTTCCGTCATTGCATTCCAGTaatgtgggcaacagagcaagaccctgtctcctaaaaatgaaaaaagaggctggaccagtggctcatacctgtaatcccagcactttgggaggccaaggagacaggattgcttgagcccaggagtttgagaacagcctgggcaacataaggagactctgtctctacaaaaaatttaaaaaatagctggcatggtggcacgcatgcttgtagtcacagctaattgggaagctgaggcggatgACTGCTTAGGCCTGGGAGGTCGTGTCTGCAGTGAGTTGGGATTATGctattgcactttagcctgggcaacagagcaagaccctgtctctaaataaataaataaataaataaataaataaataaatggtaaaaaGGCTTGACAGTTATTATGATCCTTAGTATTTATAACACTTATATACCGTCAGAAGAGGGTCTGTATTGCTTACTCTTATGTATTAATAGAGAACTCTTTTAACATGAGGCTTGGTGATTAGACCACGGTAAGTCAGTAGGACTCTATAACAAAAAGAACATGTGGAAAACTGTCCTTCCTCAGGAATGTGTGTGGGCAGGACCTTGGCAGTCCAGCAAGTGGATGTGCTGGTCGGAATTGTCAGATTTCTgctgaaaacaaaaaagttacaaaGAACTCAAGTCTAAATCCTCAAATGTCAAAGCAATGTCAAGCCCAGAGCTTGCCTCAATTTGCCCTCTGGTTACTTAAGGGTCACAATAATTTCTGCATTTAGTAATCACCATCAGCCAAGGGCTCAAGGCTAGAGCTCTCTACTTGTTTTTCCCCCTCAAacagtgctgttttttttttgtttttttgttttttttgagacggagtctcgctctgtcgcctaggctggagtgcagtggcgcgatctcggctcactgcaagctccacctcctgggttcacgccactctcctgcctcagcctcccgagtagctgggactacatgcatctgccaccacgcccagctaattttttgtatttttattagagacgggttttcaccgtgttagcgagcatggtctcgatctcctgacctcgtgatccacccgcctccgcctcccaaagtgctgggattacaagcgtcagccaccgcacctggccttcccCCTCAACTCTTATTTTTGTCTAATCACCAACAGAAATAGCCCACTCTAGTCAGATATCATCACCTCTAAAGTAAACATtaatttgttctttctcaagCTCAGAAGGTGATTGTGATATAAATACAAAGGCCTCAGAATTAAAGAGACTTTAGAGATCATATATTCTAACCACTCACCTTTGCATGAATTTTACCTTAAGTACCACTACCAGGTGGTTAGGATGGCCTATACCTGAAGATCTCCAAAGATAGGGAGCTTGGCACTTATTGACACTAGAAAGATGTTTGAAATGGTTCCTTGTAGTAAgcactaaaaacaacaaaaccttcCTATaagttttatttgctaaatttgttttttctctcaaatAGAGTTGAggacttactatgtgctaggcactgggtaTACAAGGATGTTTGAAAAGATGCTAGCTAGCCCTATAACTCAAGAAGCTAACAGTCTGTTGTGGTTATTAAGCTATCCACCAGGGCTCTGGGCCTTGCCCTCCACTGGATGCATTGAATTTCCCTGCCTACCTGAAGTTAGGTGAAACCAATGAAACGTGAACAAATGTGTCACCTCCAGGGGAAAAGTTTTAGGAGAAAGTATAGGCTTTGCCTCACTATTTATTCTCTGGCCTGCAACTGGTTATGTTCCAGATGGCGGCTACTCTATCAGCCTGAGTCCTAAAAGAAGAACAATAGCTGACCTGCCATGTACATGCAGTATGAACAAGAAATAACCTTTGTCACTTTAAGCTACTGAGGTTTTTGGAGTAGCTTGTTACTGCAGCCCATCCTCACTGATACAGAGTCTGAAGACAGACAAACAAAATCATCAGCAAAATGATCAACAAAGTCATCAACAAAATGATCAACACCAATCAGACAATAAGCTGAGTGTTGTAGTGGAAGCATGCACAAAGTTCTGTGGAGCATAGGAAAAGACTTTCTACCCACCTCTGTCTTCCGGGGAACTTGGGGTAAGGCCTCATAGAGGAGGTTGCTTTTGGATTAGAGCTCGAAGGATGAATAAATACTGCCAAGTAGATAAGTTGAGAAAAGAGTGTTCTAGACAAAGGGAACACTTTATACAAAAACCGTAGAGGGAGGAGAAAACATGGCATGCTTGGAGAGCTAGAAAGGATTCAGTTTTGCTATTGTACAAATCTGAATGTGGTAGATTTCCTATGAAGCTACTACAGCCGAAGCTTTGGGGACCCTCACTTCACTTGCACAGGCACCTTCCAACGCCTCTATCTAactttatatctttataattttattcttagatttttttcttaggaGGGTCCCCTTTACTAATGTTCAAGTTCCACAAAAGCTGGATCTGCTTGTGATGGATCAGGTTGCAGGAATAGGAGGTGATTCTAGGTATACAAACAAGATATTTGACTTTCTATAtgatacagtttttttgttttgttttgttttgttttgaggcagagtctcactctatcacccaggctggagtgcagtggtacaatcatggctctctgcagcctcgacctcccagactcaagtgatcctcccgcttcagcctcccaagtagccagtattacaggtgcgtgccaccatgcccagctatttttttttgtagagatgaggtttcgccatgttgcccaggctgatcttgaactcctggacccaagtgacccacccgccttagcctcccaaagtgctgggattacaggcatagccactgtgcccagccgacaCATTTTTCAATTGGAAAAACgtgattttttggaaaaaaagaatcaTGTTCCCTAAAAGTCTTCTTTTCCCCTAAACCAATAATCCTCAGTTCCTGTACTTTGTGTGACTGGGACAGAGACTCCACACCACTCTCCACTGTTCTTCTCTGAATGTGCTCTTATTTGTCTATAGCCTTCTCAACAGTGGCATCTAAATCTAAATCTAATTCTCCAGATGTAGTCTGAGCGTATTTATCACCTTCCTTAAACTTACTCATGTCATATTTAATCTTTCACAAAAGTTTTTACCCAAACGATGCCACATTATTTATAATGTGAGATTCCCCTGAAAAATATGGATCAATGCTCTTGGATTTAATccacagcaccaggacttgtaCCAAAATACAATACCTGCTTGCTTCAATTTAGGTTTGGCAGAATTTGAGGAACAAGTTTGCAGAGAAAAGATAGtcaattcatttaacaaatgtttactaaATGCCTTTTCTATGCCAGACATGCCAGAATATGGGGAAGACAAAAAAAGATAGATAGAAATCTCTGCCTTCCTGGAATTTACATTCTAGTTTGGGGGAgagagataataaataaaataagaaaatgaaattatgtgtCAGAGCAAAAAGTGGAAGAAAAGCATAGCAGTGAAAGGCTGAAGAAATGTGGAGCATGGGAGGGGTGAGACTGCAATTTAGATATACAGTGGTCAGAAGACAACTCACTGAGAATGTGACACTGGAGCCAATACTCAGAGGTGTGGAAGTGAGCCATCTGGGTAAGTGGGGAAGCACACTCCAGGCACAGGCATCAGCTGGTGCAAAGACCTTGAGGTGAGAATGTGCCTGACATGTtcaaagaacagcaaggaggccagcagAGCTGGGCGGCGGTAGTAGAGAGACAGTAGTATGAGACAAGGTCAAAGAGGCTGTGgtagggggcagggaggggatcCGTGCAGGTCCACTGCCATGATCTGAGTCTCTCTGAGATGGGCAGTGCCAAGAGAGGGCTTTGAGCAGAAGGTTGGCGTCATCCGACACGTGTCCTTCAGCATGGCTCTGCTGGCTATGTTGAGAACAGACTGTAGGAAAACACAGTGGAGAAGTAGGGAAACTTGTCAGACATCAATCTAGGCAGGAGATGACAGCAGCATGGACCAGGATGGTAGAGATGGAGGTAAGAAGAAGTGGCTGGATTCTGGATATGTTTTGAAAGTAAAGCCGAAAAGACTTCCTAAAGGAATGGATAGGAGGATGTGAACATTGTAGCCACAGGAATCAAGGATGTCTCCAAGATTTTTGATCTAAGCAACTAGAAGGATAGTATTGCCATCAACCAAGAtaggtttgaacctgggaagctttgtgaaaaaagcaaagcaaatctGTGCTGCTAAAACTAGAAGGTCCTTTTCCAGGGGAAAAACTGGATTGAACTGGTTTGGTCACAAGTGTTGTAGGAAATTAATGGGTCAGACTGCTAATGAGCAAAGAGGCTGTGTAGTGCCAATGTTCCCAATGAAAAGACTCTGGTCTTTGCCAAAATCTGCTCAAATCTACAGAGAAACTACAGaaatgggggttgggggggggctGGGACCAAATCTAGGGTATTATAAGAGCCAAGTAGTTAGAAATTGCACTCTCTGAGGTGTGAGACAGCGCCTTTCAAAGTTAAACATGTTACTTTAAATGTACTTGCATCCTAAATGTTGTTCCAAGTACTAAGTAAAttactttattaaatttaaaactaaacagtaaaaaagaaattgttctgGATGTGGTTTTACTTCTGAgattacatttgttttgttttaattgaaattttccaGTGTGGGCCAGAGAGTTTACAGGCTGAATAGCTTGCAGGCTGGTGAGCTCACTTGAATCTCTCAagaacatttgtttaaaaaaaaaaaaaaaaaagaaagaaagaaagaaaaattctctcTGGCTGACCACTGTGGATAAGATGTTCCTTTTACCTCTTCCAGGCTTAGTCTGTATTGATGATTTTCTTCAATGGCCTCACTACAAAGTCCAGCAAGATCTtacacacaagaaaaaatgctcaatttcACTCACagtaagagaaatacaaattaaaattactctgattatttttctttcacttacttTGGAAAGGCTTGAAACATTGGATAATAATATCCTGAGTTGGCAAGGGTTTGCAGAAATAGGCACTCTCATACACTGCTTGCTGGAGTGAAAATTGGTAAGACTTCTATTAAGAAGTATTTAACaagaacaaaattataaatgctCATTCCCTGACTCACCAGATTCTGCCTCTAGGAAGGCAGCCTGCTGATATACTTTGCACAATGGTAAGTCATACATGTATAAGGTAATCTACTATCAGCATGGTAATGGCAGAGGACTGGAAATAACCTAATCACTCATCAACAGGAGATAATCAAATCAATTATGGCACACTTATACAATGGAGTAACACACTTGTGAAAAAGAACAAGGGAGGTGCTTTTTATGCTGCTATGGATTAACCTTCAAGCTATCTTGATATATGTTAAGTTTTTTGAAAAGCAAAGCACAGAATAAAAATTATACGCTAGAAATACCTCGAGAAAAATATGTGAGAAACTAATAATAGTGTTTGCCCCTGGCgaggggaagagggagatgtGTTTGAGGGAAGCTTTTCCCTGTAGCCCCTTTTAAATTCTGAACAATGTTAATGTGCTATGtattcaaaacaaaaagttaaaaattgaataaatacataagtgGAAAAAATGTTAGCATATTTCCCAAAATACATGGGTTGTTACAAATAACAAGTGAGAAAGTGAGAAGCTAATGGCGTCAGAGTAGAGGTCCTTACAGAGTATGTAACTGGGTCAAATACCAAGTAGTGCTCCTTTACATTTCAAACTTCTAATAGCTACAGATGAGCTTTTGGTGTAACTTCTGTAGGGGTGCACGTGAGCACTTCActtaaaactatatattatatattccatTTGCCTCTGGCCATAAAGCCATAGTTCAAAAATAACTTAGAGATATccaatatacaaaacaaaaaaataaataaataaaagaacaagcaaaacaaaaaaaatacccaaaatgGCGGAATGGGACAATATATGCAGTCCAACTTCTTTCCTAATTAAAAAATCCTGCAGCAATCTGTTATCCAGTCTCCAACTGAGTATCTCCCAAATGTGGGAGCTAATTATCATTTATGACAATTTATTACAAAGCCCCTTTCTTAGTTGGACCTGGTTCCCAGCTTTTAG
This window harbors:
- the LOC104003611 gene encoding cholinephosphotransferase 1-like: MAKRWKQPKRLSAGEWDYTIPILEIKLKILPVLGFLGGVIFSCSNYFHVILHGGVGKNGSTIAGTSVLSPGLHIGLIIILAIMIYKKSATDVFEKHPCLYTLMFGCVFAKVSQKLVIAHMTKSELYLQDTVFLGPGLLFLDQYFNNFIDEYVVLWMAMVISSFDMVIYFSALCLQISRHLHLNIFKTACHQAPEQVQVLSSKSHQNNMD